Proteins encoded in a region of the Oceanibaculum nanhaiense genome:
- a CDS encoding HPr family phosphocarrier protein — protein MSATEALRRSVTIVNKRGLHARAAAKFVKLSESFDADITVSKGGVEVSGLSIMGLMMLAAAPGCSIEVTTRGPEAAAAMAALEELVAGKFGEE, from the coding sequence GTGAGCGCAACCGAGGCGCTGCGCCGCAGCGTGACCATCGTGAACAAGCGCGGCCTGCACGCCCGCGCGGCTGCCAAATTCGTGAAGCTGAGCGAGAGTTTCGACGCCGACATCACTGTCTCGAAGGGCGGTGTGGAGGTGTCGGGCCTGTCGATCATGGGGCTGATGATGCTGGCCGCGGCACCGGGCTGCAGCATTGAGGTCACCACCCGCGGACCCGAGGCCGCCGCCGCGATGGCGGCGCTCGAAGAACTCGTCGCCGGCAAGTTCGGCGAGGAGTAA